In a single window of the Natronosalvus caseinilyticus genome:
- a CDS encoding DUF7382 domain-containing protein, translated as MRPPHRFGADDRAIEGLPIRLIIALVVGVASLAIMMSMLGGIGTLAETETDVEIDPVTVDAGKTTSVDLTVLGDDGNTVEGATVIVISDDAWLDSAVKGETGSDGTVTLRLDPTLRQGQRTGTLQVDVVPPTNTDYVDDQSNTEIVVIEN; from the coding sequence ATGCGACCACCACATCGGTTCGGCGCGGACGACAGGGCGATCGAAGGACTCCCCATCAGGTTGATCATCGCACTCGTCGTCGGCGTTGCGAGCCTGGCGATCATGATGAGCATGCTCGGCGGCATCGGCACGCTGGCCGAGACGGAAACGGACGTCGAGATCGATCCCGTGACGGTCGACGCCGGGAAAACGACGAGCGTCGACCTCACCGTCCTCGGGGACGACGGCAACACCGTCGAAGGCGCGACCGTCATCGTGATAAGCGACGACGCCTGGCTGGACTCGGCCGTCAAAGGCGAGACTGGAAGCGACGGCACGGTTACCCTACGACTCGACCCGACGCTCAGACAGGGCCAGCGAACCGGGACGCTCCAGGTCGACGTCGTCCCGCCGACGAACACCGACTACGTCGACGACCAGTCGAACACGGAAATCGTCGTCATCGAGAACTGA